DNA from Sphaerodactylus townsendi isolate TG3544 linkage group LG08, MPM_Stown_v2.3, whole genome shotgun sequence:
gctaagactcccagatccctatCGCATGCAGTGTTGTCAAGTTGGGCGTCAACCATCCGTGGTGGCCAAAGAGAGCCTCTATGAGCAgaggtaaggttgccaatctctaggcgGAGGCTGGATCTCCTGGCATGACAACTGACCTCCCGATACTGAGATCAactcccccggagaaaatggctgctttgctggGAGTGGACTCCGTGGCGTTATACCCCGCTGGGGCGTTTCCCCTCCACAAAACCTATCCTCCCCAAGGTCGCACCCCCAGATCGTCAGCAgtctcccagcctggagctggtaacACTATCCGTTCTGCCAGAGGAGTATGGtctatagctgtggtggcgaacctttggcactccagatgttatggactacaattcccatcagcctcttcaagcatggccaattggccatgctggcaggggctgatgggaattgtagttcgccaccactggcctatagggacatggggtcacccatgtccccaggggcacaccaccaagccccgcccccagcctccggGCAGGCAGGcttttgccctccctccccccggctCTGctagcctgcacggaggccggtgggggcggggctcagcaccCCTGGGGGGGGCAAAGGGCCccccagagaaggggttgtctccagccaccaattccccctccctgatacgcctctgcattcTCCTGGAGAAACTGGTCGCTGCAGAGGGTGCCCtgttacattcctgctgagccgCCTTCCCCATGCGAAACCCCGCTTTGCCCAGACTGTGCCCTGAACCCCCAGGAATTtaccaatccagagttggcaacttccaACACGGGACATCTCCCTGGGAACGCCAGGTGAGGAGGCCAAAGCGCAGCGGaaggttgttattgttgttgttgttgccttgGCACCATGCTTGTGAGTGTGCCAAATCTCCATGACTTTCTCCTACTAGaaactagatcagtgatggcgaacctatggcacgggtgccagaggtggcactcagagctgtctctgtgggcacgcacacacggtttgtcatgtggggggcagaaaatcaaccccccccccccacacacacacatctaggctggcctgggccactgagcacgacgtgcgcgcactgcggtgaacagggaggactcggctggtgggcctggtgcctgtgctccagttggctgctgcccagggggtggggggcgcagaggaggcagagatgctagagaggcacagagcggtgagcacgggacttgctggaggctacagcaagctggcccctgcttgagcgagtggggcggaggaagagggagccaaccagtttttttctaaactaaaacctccgcattcaagttaaattgccgggttggcactttgcgataaataagtggggtttgggttgcaatttgggtctcaaaaaggtttgccatcactgaactagatgtTGCAGCTGATGGATTTGGGTCTGGTCCAGCGCCATTTAAGTGCCAAAGTCTGTGTTTGAGCCACGGCAGATAGGAGAGCTTCCCTAGGCCTGGATGCTGGATGCTCCAGAACAGGGACCCCAAGTCTGCTCCTACAACCTgcccttccaccccccacccccagccatttTATTGCACAAGCAGCCGATTCAGAGGGCACGCTCCCACGCTGGAAGGCACGATACTGAGAGGGCTGGTGCCAAATCTTGCAATGCCAAGCGGTGTTTTACAGCCCTGGTCGAGGGCACTTGGGCGCGATTGTGCATTGGTGCATATGCCGTGGGGCTTTTGTTTTCCTGCAGTCACCACCGTGGGTCACTGTGACATCCTTTGTGTTTTAGCAAAGCACTGAGGGCCTCCAGGCTTGGCCTGCGCATCGGGGATTGGAGGTTTATGGCCTCTGGAATCCATGACCTGGTAGAGGGCTGCTGTGCTCGAACCTGGGGTGTTCTCCTTGACACGGAGATGCTCCACCGATTGGTTTCGGAGCCACCAAAAACGGAGAAATAATCTAGCACCAAACAAGCCGCGGTAGAAAGCGCGTGGACCAAATCTGGCTGGATGATTCACAAGCTGTGAATGCTCGTGAAGCTCCATTTCTCCCCTCTGTCCCCAAGGGAACAAAAATAATAAGGAAACCAATGCTTCAGTGGATGTTGCAAGAACAGGAAGTAATTcatgagagaagagaagaggaagagtttggatttctatcccccctttctctcctgcaggagactcaaaggggctgacaatctccttgcccttcccccctcacaacaaacaccctgtgaggtaggtggggccgagagagctccgagaagctgtgactagcccaaggtcacccagctgtgtgggagtgcacaggctaatctgaattccccagataagcctccacagctcaggcggcagagctgggaatcaaacccggttcttccagattagatacacgagctcttaacctcctacgccactgctgctccggaacGATACTGAGAGGGCTGGTGCCAAATCTCGCAATGCCAAGCTGTGTTTTACAGCCCTGGTCGAGGGCACTCGGGTGCGATTGTGCATTGGCGCCTGTGCCGTGGGGCTTTGTTTTCCTGACACCTCCAAAGGTCTGGGAGGGGGCTCTACCTGTTGCACGGCCTCCTGCTCAGGGCTCTCCGGCTCCCACATCAGGGTCAGCTGCGGCTTCTTGCCCAGCTTCTGGAACTGGAATCCAAGCAGCGGCAAAGCCTGAAAGACAAAAGAGAGGCCGGGGAGTGACAGCGTCACACGAGGAACCGTGGGCCCAACACTTGACCGGGAGATTCGGAATGTAGGGAAAGGTGATTAGCTGTGATTTGGGAACGGCTTGAATAAGAGGTCCTTCGGCTGCAATGTGAGGTCAGTAGGGTGGCCTGAGAAAGCCTTTGCTCGTAAGATTTTCAGACTTCTTCGGCAGAGAAATCGCCCTTCAATCGCTGGGTAGGAGCAGGGTTGTCAGCACTGGGTCGGGAGTTTCCTGGAGAATTGTGGGTCCAgactgggaagggaggggcctgcccgcccgcccgcccgcctgcctatttaaacttttatactgccccacccccaaggggctccgggcagtgtacaacacaaatctcgatacaaataaatatagttaaaacctttaaaaacagcagtaagataataagaggcgtccaagaaACCCTAATATttaatcctccccaagagggagggaacggccagtcccattagatggaaggACCCGGATGTTAGgagctaaaaagggggggggggcagggaaaggacctcagcagggtctaatgcAGTCGTGTAGCAACAACAGGACGGGAGGCACCCCGGCCCGGCCATTGgtgtcacttggggggcagaaaatcacccctgtgccccccttctcctgccacccccccccccaggccaggcAGAAGACCGGGCTTATTTTTCAGCTGACTACTGTTTGCATCTGTCTGAACTAAGgtaactggggggtgggggtggggatggcctgggcaccattttgctccAGGAGCCATTTGCCCCCTCTACGCCTCTGTTCCactgccctccagagcagccattttctcaaaagGAACTGATTGCTGTAAGTCTGGAGATCAGGCGAAAATCTCCAGTCTccgctggaggctggcaaccctacgggcagggaagggagggttgAGATATTTGGGATTTCATCTGGGATTTCATCCATTAAAAGCCAAAGTCTCTGCAGAAACCGATCAGCTACAAAATATGACAGCGGTTGGGAGAAAAGTGTAACGGTTCCCTTGACATCTGTAAGGCTCTTGTGAAAATCGGTTGCCGGGCAGGTCGTCTGAGGGCATTTGTGCCACAGGGATGCCCAAAACAGGGGAAGAAGCTGCTATGAGAGAAACAGCTGATGGAGAGGCCGTCCCACCCAgatcctggtgacagcagagcctggtgtctccctctcccttttagCCTCTTCTTctcttagatcaggggtggccagcctacggcgctccagatgttcatggactacaattcccatcagcccttgcccagcatggcaggggctgatgggaattgtattccatgaacaacTGGCgtcccataggttggccacccctgtcctagacggTTCCAAAGGAGCCCTGTCTCAAGAGACTCCCGAGAAATCCCAGCTTCTCGTTTCAAGAGGATGGAACcagaagtacataagaacataagaacatcagaaagagcctgctggatcagaccagagtccatctagtccagcactctgctactcgcagtggcccaccaagtgcctttgggagctcacacgcaggaggtgaaagcaatggccttctgcggctgttgctcccgagcacctggtctgctaaggcatttgcaatctcagatcaaggaggatcaagattggtagccataggttgacttcccctccataaatctgtccaagccccttttaaaactatccaagcAGTTTATCACAACGAGATtttgcgaaacagcaaaatctacttgcaaacaattgtgaaagcggatcgaaagtgcgctattctgcatgtgcggaaggggctggagaaagttgggagggagggaggggggggggaagatggggACACGCCTGGAGCAAACAACTTACATTGCAGTAGATGCGTTTTTGGACCCCAAACTTCAGGACCAGGACATCAAAGGCTTCACTGAGGACGCCCATCACCATGGCTTCCGACTCGAGGGGGCCGTGCTCCTGGAAgacagaaggagggagggggccatgAGAAGGCCTGCGGGTGCCACTGACTCTCGGCTATTTCTGGGACTGTGCCCACTCTTCAGAGCAGCTAAATGAGCCCTGCAGCTAAATGAGCCAAGAGGCCCCTGTGACGGCTGCTGCTGCCACGGCCTGTCTCAGCCAATCAGACCCTGAGGCATAGCTTGCCTGTCAGGGCACCTTCTGGGCTCAGCTTGCCAGTCCGGGGTACCTTCAAGATGGCCCTGTGTTAGCATGCCACTGGAAACGAatcacagagcagcagtggcgtaggaggttaagagctcgtgtatctaatccggaggaaccgggtttgaatccccgctctgccgcctgagctgtggaggcttctctggggaattcagattagcctgtgcactcccacacacgccagctgggtgaccttgggctagtcacagcttctcggagctctctcagccccacccacctcacagggtgtttgttgtgaggggggaagggcaaggagattttaaggccctttgagtctcctacaggagagaaaggggggatataaatccaaactcttcttctactagttGGAGCAGAGCGAAGATGGTCTGCAGGATTACCAGATTTCCAGGAGCGGGAAGGGATCTAGGCCACCCCCCACAGGAAATGATATCACGGCATTCCTGCTCGGCTTGTGCCATAAGAGATCATCTCCGCTGCATGATTTAAAAACACATCCCCTTCacattccaaatccaaatccaaaacctttattaggcataaaaccggtgtgtgtcaagaattccaaatacaataagaagatcattattgcacaacttgcagtacacagagtaaaaatgtagcaacggcttcagagatttcagcattagagttatttagaagcttagtcATTTTtctcttatcagaaaggagcataaatcctgttggtcatacagttctcaaatcagttccgatgttgttgtattttgaacagtgaagcagaatatgagagagtgaatcagttgtatcgggacagaaacgacagcaacgctcgttttgtgggatattagagaagcgaccttgaagatgtactgacggaaaagagttgcgccttgctctagtcatgacccatctgcaattgtagtTAACAAGATGTGGTGTGGAAGCCCCGTGGCTGATTGAGGGACCAGTCTGCTTTACCTTGACAAACACGGCAAAGAAGAGATCGGCGCTCAGTTCCTGCACCCTCTTGGAAGCCACCTTCCGGTCGTTGCAGTGGTCTGCTTGCTTCTGGATCTCCTCGCTCTTCATCCTCAGGGCGGGGCCGTCACCTGGAAAGGAAGCAGATGTTTCTGGTCACTGTGTCTCAAGGAGGGCACTGCAGAACGGGACAAAGCACAGGCGAGGGCAACCAAGAGGATGACGGGGTGGCAGAACCTCGTCCCGGAGGAGCCTGGAACATCCCGGTTCAGAAAAGAGAcagctatagtctgtctcagaaaaagatgtcagtagggttgtatatgttggaagaaagggactttacgctgtttcctgcctcatcctacagagggggttattactagcgagctagtggctagatagggactgaggaatttgtcacctttactctatcatgctgactctatccctttgatgtagactgatactcttagggacttcctccctcgcttccgccttcttctctgaacctctccatctccgccatgcctagggagaggatgtgtctcctacgcatctgcctccatccagctagattagattagatcagtgatggcgaacctacggcactggtgccagaggtggcactcggagccctctctgtgggcacgcgcacatggtttgtcatgtggggggcagaaaatcaacaccccccccacacacacatctaggctggcctgcgcctctgagcacaacgtgcgtgcactgcagtgagcagggaggactcggctggcgggcgtggtgcctgtgctccgggtggctgctgcccgaggggcgggcgcagaggaggcagagatgctagagaggcacagagcggtgcgcacgggagttgctggaggctacagcaagctggcccctgctcaagcgagtGGGGcgcaggaagagggagccaaccggttttttctaaactaaaacctcagcattcaggttaaattgccgggttggcactttgcgataaatatgtggggtttgggttgcaatttgggcactcggtctcaaaaaggttcgctatcactgccatagatcgacttctcctccataaatctgtccaagccctttttaaagctatccaggttagtggccatcaccacctcctgtggcagcatattccaaacaccaatcacacgttgcgtgaagaagtgtttccttttattagttctaattcttccccccagcattttcaatgaatgccccctggttctagtattgtgagaaagagagaaaaatgtctctctgtcaacattttctacccttgaAAAGCAGCTGCCGGCCAGAGTAGACAATCTCGGCCTTGACGGACCAAGGATCTGAtccagtacaaggcagctttgtgtgttcatgtgtgagtCAGATGGGCCTTGGTTCTGACCCAGCATGGCGGATCTCAGCTGCACCCTGTCCGCCAGGAGGCTCCACCCTGAGCAGCCCAGCCCGGCCCACCAGCCGGCAGAGTCTTTCCCAGAACCTACCCAGAGAAGCGGAGAGCAGTCGATGCACCAGGATGTCCGGGAAGCGGCGGATGGGCGACGTAAAGTGGGTGTAGAAGGGAACGTTCAGGGCGTAATGGCAGAAGAGCGCCTCGTCCTTCAGAACCCCGGCACAGAAATAGACGGCCATCTGGAAAAGAGGGGGGCGGGTCACAGCCTCTTTGGGAAGGGGGCCTTTGCAGGCAAGTTACGGTTGCAAGTGGGGCCTGCAAGTGGGGCCTTCAGGACACAGCAAGACACCAGAGCAGACTGATACCAGCAAAGCGCCTTCCTTCTGCCAGGAAAACCGTGGCTGGTCATTTCTACCCTTGTTCAggaaacattaaaattcaacCGGTAGCAGCATTTGCAGGAGGCTAATCCGACCAGGGCAAGAAAAGCAGCCCCCTTCCACTTGAATGCCTgcgcagctttttaaaaaagtgagctGTTGCCAATATGCCTTACCTTTTGTTTACATAGATACAATTAAAAAACCTTAAATACATAACTTTGGTTGTTGCTGTTTgcattgaaggaggaggaggaggaggagaaggaggaggaggagaaggagaagaagaagaggaggaggaggaagaggaggagaaggagaaggaggaggagaggaggagaagaagaagaagaggaggagaaggaggagaaggaggaggagaggaggagaagaagaagaagaggaggaggaggagaggaagaggaggaggaggagaagaagaagaggaggaggagaaggagaagggggagaagaagaggaggaggaggaggagaaggaggaggagaaggaggaggagtagaagaagaagaggaggaggaggaagaagaggaggaggaggagaagaagaagaggaggaggagaaggagaagggggagaagaagaggaggaggaggagaaggaggaggagtagaagaagaagaggaggaggaggaagaagaggaggagtagaagaagaagaggaggagaaggaggaggagaaggaggagaagaggaggaggagaagaggaggaggagaaggaggaggagaaggaggagaaga
Protein-coding regions in this window:
- the DIS3L2 gene encoding DIS3-like exonuclease 2 isoform X2 — protein: MCQSLLKLSFTLDKESGMPQSCDVYQYRDSNKLVEEFMLLANMAVAHRIYRSSPAQALLRRHPPPLTKLLNDLSEFCCQMGLEIDFSSSGALHKSLSKLFGTGIYAEAKKAVLTSMFSRPMQMAVYFCAGVLKDEALFCHYALNVPFYTHFTSPIRRFPDILVHRLLSASLGDGPALRMKSEEIQKQADHCNDRKVASKRVQELSADLFFAVFVKEHGPLESEAMVMGVLSEAFDVLVLKFGVQKRIYCNALPLLGFQFQKLGKKPQLTLMWEPESPEQEAVQQDIAIFTLVEVELWSDKSPLKYSALLKRPGGRAGQTS